A window of Conger conger chromosome 13, fConCon1.1, whole genome shotgun sequence contains these coding sequences:
- the numa1 gene encoding nuclear mitotic apparatus protein 1 isoform X4, translating to MALHRQKEDVLLAWINSLRLADPINSIALLHDGILFLKLICKLNGQEEQCLLDQPIQERFAFVSEFVERQCRYKADRGSFISWDNILNGKNADMELSKVVMLLVYHTSMNELVVTDNVDRKMEFQMAAVLRFVFDKEDSLHLGDNLEDFLKKPFTVALSSVSSISSSSDESPILNRQRRPEVKFLELTTVASSSARSPIQEVINTPQFQLRKVRRQLAEERDMRDELERDLANTSELLSEKETQLSQLQHRLQRLMRDNAEQKQEPSELEELQNKNEGLLERLHEVLKQCHDLKTNKGQMEKKIDQLTEENGDLSVEVRDMAARLSSAQMMADTLSEEQQASQAEWESKKTFFETELCQAVSEKEILSEQIEILRGKISVLEDELSKAQAQSQEQGEVMGPIMKWERLNHEISELTCKLSQLQERIIQLEREKGEMQTKHENEKNKFESETSRLQGLISELKQTLCVLRGEREALEQTSREQQAVMATQITAMNAEIACLSEIIHSKELAATALGQQVAEEQKQRGILVEKMEKRDQMNEVTILALNQQVEHLETTLKSKEEEHSHQQAILQETSESAIQERDTILVEYRQFRQEKEEQVVNLNQQVRQLEEQREVQLSLLSDFKREKEELHLKLISLESAVRDLQNELEVQRQNHKETLTAKLQKHSEMESEIIELGNRVQLLLTDIELMSQQVNKSQEEKIHAESCVEELKIECRELSNTLSAECDRNLHLFKERAAEVETLNAKVQTQTEKVDKLVKETEQYLVELEAIRTAKTNIESHLNSVIEKHQAEICTLHLELTDAQGLVKQKEAENELLQNEISMKGEELKIQQEQVLYLQTETNRMAELRQNLAEEEKRYEMAKQDADAGNEEARLLRITLDEKENKINILLQNIEALEGNACEQDLQNKKLEDYKHSVSELEHRLAESQAQISKKAVALDSQGQQVLSLQKDLALEQARAFSLEENFKASQALIQNQKMQEQELREEAIVHSEELKKQKSDLEKLQQEILLRQGEKQVAESRAVVATEKVAVLQAEVLSVSSLVTERNESLENMKKEIIAVRTELNCQKEQAIERCKLAEADRKRQEETIEKLNGDVLSASSLAAERQHEIQVLQMKVSSLKKELDMQQEIGHLRDQETGSKCMELEKEVAQLRAQVLEASALVSEKESELCSLRSEVKASDSLRLQAVETEEAQRKELLEKVAQLQAKVLEASALASEKESELCSLHSKLKEMDNQVLEASALASEKESELCSLRSEVKASDNLRLQAVETEKVQRKEFEEKVAQLQAQVLEASALAPEKESELCSLHSKLKEMDNQVLEASALVSEKESELCSLRSEVKASDSLRLQAVETEEAQRKELVEKVAQLQAKVLEASALVSEKESELCSLRSAVKASDNLKLQAVETEEAQRKELLEKVAQLQAQVLEATSLASERELELGSMQKEMKAKDSLRLELENEVTKLQAQFLGASALASEKESELCSLHSKLKEMDNMRLQAVETEAQCKELVEKVAHLQAQVLEATSLASERELEFGSMQTEMKGKDSLRLQVVETQEAQNREFEQKLMTLHDELQHASSLVTQKQQLNEALKEELKERDVCQERNVLRTHAEEVNRKEMEDIIANLKAKLISASSQEEHAAKLQQKMVALRHKNEELLSIREVLQKEQEASQKLTADLAGQLQLAREELSTLRPLREQMAETSQLSRDLQEQLSLKAEALEHYKSQVENAKMHYNGKKQLVLEANEKIHTITTSLEAREQEVKTLKGQIKAHQLELEQAKATENNLRLNVNSLQAQLDYADKQLREQRRHGKCETKPKETIYQKVNDKPQDTSGDSLDLSLDDSLNSTRRPSKREESSTPMVRSSERLQAKRRARGGESLETLYFTPMSARNAADVKLESSINSLGELTLDSTKKSSARRRTTQVINITMTKKTPGRVEADPEDGSFCSLQSAQSFPNLASQRGRPFSVEFPEEATSDQLRNLPGYRRSAAYTVAPTRSISTFRVGAENEPDFSEEWMRIAELQARNKACLPHLKSSYPIESQPVLGIPSFTITDDDLKTGDPNETIRRASMMPGQIRDSVASHRHSMLPGQIRDGSLSRRETMQPGDSWAASRHTAVHPKRCPSNAQNGRAATLPLKRGGGDLQGPDTPEAKKLVSCFPRPMTPKERGDRRFASQNSQNLPPNTPVDRRQSMVFSIENTPKKNGKSNLLQKGFNKMRASTRKSPGSTSKATRSTKSPRPGKSPHGEKPQRKSPRINSNKSPKVTSSARKNVSAHLMECVFVQREEMALETEQQPS from the exons ATGGCACTGCACAGGCAAAAAGAGGATGTCTTACTGGCGTGG ATAAACAGCCTCCGTTTGGCGGACCCGATTAACAGCATTGCCCTTTTACATGATGGCATCTTGTTTTTGAAATTGATATGCAAACT GAATGGACAAGAAGAACAGTGCCTTCTGGATCAGCCCATCCAGGAAAGATTTGCATTTGTCTCTGAATTTGTAGAAA GGCAATGTCGATACAAAGCAGACAGAGGTTCCTTCATCTCATGGGACAACATCCTGAATGGCAAAAACGCGGATATGGAGTTGTCAAAG GTGGTTATGCTCCTTGTGTACCATACCAGCATGAATGAACTTGTAGTAACTGACAATGTGGACCGGAAGATGGAG TTTCAGATGGCTGCCGTACTCCGCTTTGTTTTCGATAAGGAGGACAGTCTTCACCTGGGTGACAATTTGGAGGACTTTCTAAAAAAACCAT TCACTGTTGCTTTGTCCAGTGTCTCCAGCATAAGCAGTTCCAGTGATGAGTCACCAATCTTAAACAGGCAACGGAGACCAGAAGTAAAGTTCTTGGAGCTGACGACCGTGGCATCGAGCTCGGCTAG ATCCCCGATACAGGAGGTCATTAACACACCCCAGTTCCAGCTGAGGAAGGTGCGTAGGCAGCTGGCTGAGGAGAGGGACATGAGGGATGAGCTGGAGCGAGACCTAGCCAACACCAGCGAGTTGCTCTCAGAAAAAG AAACGCAGTTATCCCAGCTGCAGCATAGGCTCCAGAGACTGATGAGGGACAATGCAGAGCAGAAGCAAGAGCCCAGTGAGCTGGAGGAGCTCCAGAATAAAAATGAAGG GCTTTTGGAACGTTTGCATGAAGTCCTAAAGCAATGCCATGACTTGAAAACCAACAAGGGTCAAATGGAAAAGAAGATTGATCAGTTGACTGAGGAAAATGGAGATCTGTCTGTTGAG GTAAGAGACATGGCTGCTCGTCTGTCAAGTGCTCAGATGATGGCGGACACCCTAAGTGAGGAGCAGCAGGCAtcacaggcagagtgggaaaGCAAGAAAACCTTCTTTGAGACTGAACTTTGCCAAGCTGTATCAGAAAAG GAGATCTTGAGTGAGCAAATTGAGATTTTGCGAGGGAAGATCTCTGTTCTGGAGGATGAGCTAAGTAAAGCACAAGCCCAATCTCAGGAGCAAGGCGAGGTCATGGGACCCATAATGAAG TGGGAAAGGCTAAACCATGAGATTTCTGAATTAACATGCAAGCTGTCACAGCTCCAGGAAAGGATTATCCAGCTTGAGAGGGAAAAAGgagaaatgcaaacaaaacatgAGAACGAGAAAAACAAATTTGAGAGCGAGACCTCCCGTCTGCAAGGGCTCATATCTGAACTAAAACAAACCTTGTGTGTCCTTCGTGGTGAAAGGGAGGCCCTTGAGCAAACCTCAAGAGAGCAGCAGGCAGTAATGGCTACCCAGATTACTGCCATGAATGCAGAGATTGCATGTCTTTCTGAAATTATTCACAGCAAGGAGCTGGCAGCAACAGCACTTGGGCAACAAGTGGCCGAGGAACAGAAGCAGAGAGGGATTTTGGTGGAGAAGATGGAGAAGCGGGATCAGATGAATGAGGTGACCATTCTGGCGCTGAATCAACAAGTAGAACACCTAGAAACTACATTAAAATCAAAGGAAGAGGAGCACTCTCACCAGCAAGCCATTTTGCAAGAGACGTCCGAGAGTGCAATCCAGGAAAGGGATACTATCTTGGTGGAATATCGTCAGTTTCGCCAGGAAAAAGAAGAGCAAGTTGTCAACCTCAATCAACAGGTCAGGCAACTTGAAGAGCAGAGGGAGGTGCAGCTGTCTCTTTTGTCTGACttcaagagagagaaagaagagctACATTTAAAGTTGATTTCTTTGGAATCTGCTGTCAGGGATCTGCAAAACGAGCTGGAAGTGCAGAGGCAAAACCACAAAGAGACTCTCACAGCCAAACTCCAGAAACATTCCGAAATGGAATCTGAGATCATTGAGCTTGGAAACCGGGTCCAGCTGTTGCTGACCGATATTGAGCTGATGAGCCAACAGGTTAATAAATCACAAGAGGAGAAAATTCATGCTGAATCCTGTGTGGAAGAGCTGAAGATTGAATGTAGAGAGTTATCAAACACACTTTCTGCAGAATGTGATCGTAATCTTCACCTGTTCaaggagagagcagcagaggttGAGACGTTAAATGCAAAAGttcaaacacaaactgaaaaagtggacaaactGGTAAAGGAGACGGAGCAATACCTCGTGGAACTTGAAGCCATACGGactgcaaaaacaaatataGAGTCTCACCTTAATTCAGTCATTGAAAAACACCAAGCAGAGATTTGCACATTGCATCTCGAGTTGACTGATGCGCAAGGATTGGTTAAGCAAAAGGAAGCTGAAAACGAACTCTTACAGAATGAAATATCCATGAAAGGAGAAGAACTGAAGATCCAGCAAGAGCAGGTACTTTATCTTCAAACTGAAACCAATCGGATGGCGGAGCTGCGACAAAATCTggcagaggaagagaagagatATGAAATGGCTAAGCAAGATGCTGATGCTGGGAACGAGGAGGCTCGGCTATTGAGGATCACACTggatgaaaaggaaaataagatCAACATTCTCCTACAGAACATCGAAGCTTTAGAAGGAAATGCTTGTGAGCAGGATCTTCAGAACAAGAAGCTTGAGGATTATAAGCACTCTGTCTCTGAACTGGAACACAGGTTGGCAGAAAGTCAAGCGCAAATCAGCAAAAAGGCTGTAGCCTTAGACAGTCAGGGTCAGCAAGTGTTGAGTCTACAAAAAGATCTGGCCCTTGAACAAGCAAGAGCATTTTCATTGGAAGAGAATTTCAAGGCTTCACAAGCtctaatccaaaaccaaaagatgCAGGAACAAGAATTAAGAGAGGAGGCCATTGTTCATAGTGAAGAACTCAAGAAGCAAAAGTCAGATTTGGAAAAACTACAGCAAGAAATCTTGCTGAGGCAGGGAGAGAAACAAGTGGCCGAGAGTAGGGCTGTCGTAGCTACAGAAAAGGTTGCGGTGCTCCAGGCTGAAGTTCTCTCCGTTTCCTCTCTGGTTACAGAAAGGAATGAAAGTCTTGAGAACATGAAGAAGGAAATTATAGCCGTACGTACAGAATTAAATTGTCAAAAGGAGCAAGCTATTGAGAGATGCAAACTAGCTGAGGCAGATCGCAAAAGACAGGAGGAAACCATTGAAAAACTTAACGGAGACGTCCTCTCTGCATCTAGTCTTGCCGCAGAAAGGCAACATGAAATTCAGGTGCTGCAGATGAAGGTGTCCTCCTTAAAAAAGGAATTGGACATGCAGCAGGAGATTGGGCACTTGAGAGACCAGGAGACAGGGTCTAAATGCATGGAATTGGAGAAAGAAGTTGCCCAACTTCGGGCTCAG GTTCTGGAGGCTTCTGCCCTTGTGTCTGAGAAGGAATCTGAGCTTTGTTCCCTACGCAGTGAAGTAAAGGCGAGTGATAGCCTGAGACTCCAAGCAGTTGAGACGGAAGAAGCTCAGCGCAAGGAATTGTTGGAGAAAGTTGCCCAACTTCAGGCTAAGGTTCTGGAGGCTTCTGCCCTTGCGTCTGAAAAGGAATCCGAGCTTTGTTCCCTGCACAGCAAATTAAAAGAGATGGATAACCAGGTTCTGGAGGCTTCTGCCCTTGCGTCTGAGAAGGAATCCGAGCTTTGTTCCCTACGCAGTGAAGTAAAGGCGAGTGATAACCTGAGACTCCAAGCAGTTGAGACAGAAAAAGTTCAACGCAAGGAATTTGAGGAGAAAGTTGCCCAACTTCAGGCTCAGGTTCTGGAGGCTTCTGCCCTTGCGCCTGAAAAGGAATCCGAGCTTTGTTCCCTGCACAGCAAATTAAAAGAGATGGATAACCAGGTTCTGGAGGCTTCTGCCCTTGTGTCTGAGAAGGAATCTGAGCTTTGTTCCCTACGCAGTGAAGTAAAGGCGAGTGATAGCCTGAGACTCCAAGCAGTTGAGACGGAAGAAGCTCAGCGCAAGGAATTGGTGGAGAAAGTTGCCCAACTTCAGGCTAAGGTTCTGGAGGCTTCTGCCCTTGTGTCTGAGAAGGAATCTGAGCTTTGTTCCCTACGCAGTGCAGTAAAGGCGAGTGATAACCTGAAACTCCAAGCAGTTGAGACGGAAGAAGCTCAGCGCAAGGAATTGTTGGAGAAAGTTGCCCAACTTCAGGCTCAGGTTCTGGAAGCAACTAGTCTGGCATCTGAAAGAGAATTGGAGCTTGGTTCTAtgcaaaaagaaatgaaagcGAAGGATAGCTTGAGACTGGAATTGGAGAACGAAGTTACCAAACTTCAAGCCCAGTTTCTGGGGGCTTCTGCCCTTGCGTCTGAGAAGGAATCTGAGCTTTGTTCCCTGCACAGCAAATTAAAAGAGATGGATAACATGAGACTCCAAGCGGTTGAGACAGAAGCTCAGTGCAAGGAATTGGTGGAGAAAGTTGCCCATCTTCAGGCTCAGGTTCTGGAGGCAACTAGTCTGGCATCTGAAAGAGAATTGGAGTTTGGTTCTAtgcaaacagaaatgaaagggAAGGACAGCTTAAGACTTCAAGTCGTTGAAACACAGGAAGCTCAAAACAGGGAGTTCGAGCAAAAGCTAATGACACTACATGACGAACTTCAGCATGCTTCTTCCCTTGTCACTCAAAAACAACAACTCAATGAAGCCTTAAAGGAGGAACTTAAAGAGCGAGATGTCTGTCAGGAGAGAAATGTTCTCCGGACTCATGCTGAAGAAGTTAACAGGAAAGAGATGGAAGACATCATTGCTAATCTGAAGGCAAAGCTTATTAGTGCCTCTTCACAGGAAGAACATGCTGCAAAGCTCCAGCAGAAAATGGTGGCCTTGAGGCATAAAAATGAGGAGCTGTTGTCCATAAGGGAAGTATTGCAAAAGGAGCAGGAGGCTTCCCAGAAATTGACGGCGGACCTGGCGGGACAGCTCCAACTGGCAAGGGAGGAGCTCTCGACACTCCGTCCTCTGAGGGAACAGATGGCAGAGACGTCGCAGCTCAGCCGTGACCTTCAAGAGCAGTTGTCTCTGAAGGCTGAGGCTTTGGAGCATTACAAATCTCAG GTTGAGaatgcaaaaatgcattatAATGGGAAGAAGCAGCTGGTACTAGAGGCCAATGAGAAGATCCACACTATTACGACATCCCTGGAGGCAAGGGAACAGGAGGTTAAGACCCTAAAAGGACAAATTAAGGCTCACCAGCTGGAGCTGGAGCAAGCGAAGGCTACAGAGAACAATTTGCGCTTGAATGTCAACAGCctgcaggctcag CTGGACTATGCTGATAAGCAGCTACGGGAGCAGAGGAGGCATGGAAAGTGTGAGACAAAGCCCAAGGAGACCATTTATCAGAAAGTTAATGACAAACCGCAGGACACCAGTGGCGACAGTCTAGACCTTAGCCTGGATGACTCCCTCAACTCCACCAG GAGACCATCAAAGCGGGAAGAGTCCAGCACCCCCATGGTGCGTAGCTCGGAGCGACTTCAGGCCAAACGGCGGGCTCGTGGTGGGGAGTCACTCGAGACGCTGTACTTCACGCCCATGAGCGCCCGTAATGCTGCGGACGTCAAGCTGGAGAGCAGCATCAACTCTCTGGGAGAGCTTACGCTCGACTCGACCAAGAAAAGCTCTGCCCGCCGTCGCACCACCCAGGTCATCAACATCACCATGACCAAG AAGACCCCCGGCAGAGTGGAGGCAGACCCAGAAGACGGCTCTTTCTGTAGCCTGCAATCGGCGCAGTCCTTCCCCAACCTTGCCTCCCAAAGAGGTCGGCCCTTCTCCGTGGAATTCCCTGAGGAGGCCACGAGTGACCAGCTCCGGAACCTTCCGGGCTACCGACGCAGCGCTGCTTACACTGTCGCCCCTACCCGCA GCATTAGCACGTTCAGGGTTGGTGCTGAAAATGAGCCAGACTTTTCAGAAGAATGGATGCGTATTGCAGAGCTGCAAGCTCGAAACAAGGCCTGTTTGCCCCATCTGAAGAGCAGCTACCCAATAGAGTCCCAG CCCGTCCTTGGGATCCCCTCGTTCACCATCACGGATGATGACCTGAAGACGGGTGATCCTAATGAGACTATCCGCCGGGCCTCGATGATGCCGGGTCAGATCAGGGACTCCGTCGCTTCACATCGGCATTCCATGCTCCCGGGTCAGATCCGAGACGGCTCGCTCTCCCGCCGCGAAACCATGCAGCCGGGCGACTCCTGGGCAGCGTCCCGGCATACCGCTGTGCATCCGAAACGGTGTCCGAGCAACGCCCAAAACGGCAGGGCTGCCACGCTCCCTCTGAAGCGTGGGGGAGGCGACCTGCAGGGGCCCGACACGCCGGAG GCTAAGAAGTTGGTAAGCTGTTTCCCCCGTCCCATGACTCCTAAAGAACGGGGCGATCGCCGCTTCGCATCGCAAAACAGTCAGAACCTACCGCCCAATACTCCG GTGGACCGCAGGCAGTCCATGGTGTTCAGCATTGAGAACACGCCAAAGAAAAACGGCAAGAGCAACTTGCTGCAGAAGGGCTTCAATAAGATGCGGGCCAGCACTCGCAAGTCACCGGGCTCCACCAGCAAAGCTACCCGCTCGACCAAGTCCCCGCGCCCTGGCAAGTCCCCCCACGGAGAGAAGCCACAGCGCAAGTCCCCTCGAATCAACAGCAACAAGTCTCCAAAGGTCACCTCCAGTGCCAGGAAG AATGTCAGTGCTCACTTAATGGAGTGTGTCTTTGTCCAGAGGGAGGAAATGGCTCTTGAAACAGAACAGCAGCCAAGTTGA